Below is a genomic region from Tripterygium wilfordii isolate XIE 37 chromosome 12, ASM1340144v1, whole genome shotgun sequence.
GAACGATGACCCGTCGCAGTACCTAATCTTAATTCTGTTCCAGTTGTAGAAGTCTGGATATTCAAACAAAACTCCATTGAAGTTAGTTCATACTATACTGTAAAAAGTGAAGAAATCAAGAATGATGTAAAAActcttggatatatatatatatatataaatgcttGCCTGGATTATAAGCTTGTGTATTACTTAGTATTCCTGAGAAGGGAAGTTGCTGATCCATTTGTTTAGACGAACCTAAAGGTGAACGGCTACGCCAAAGGCAACTTGTGACATTGTGACACCATCCTCCTCCCTAATAATATATACCCAAACAAGAAGTCATTTTTTGAAAAGATCTCTAAACAGTggaatttgacaaaaatatgGTGGGGACATTAGGGTAGTGACTAGTCTTGAGTCTTGAAAACCAAGTCGGAACGAGTATTCCAGTCAAGTTTCGCGCAATTATGACAAAGCCGACGTCTTTTCATGTATGTATCTTAAATTAATATAGTAGGACAAACCTCAAAGTGAACCAACCAGTTGTTGATTCCACTGCCAAACCCCCTATCTAAATGGTATGCTGGTGGACTACCATCCAAACAAACTGCAAAAacccaaacaaaaaatgaaagaacaagTTTTTAATCAGCACAGAGAGAATCAAAACTAACAGCACCCATGAATTTTTATAAGttgtttgagagaaaaaaaaaaaaaaagtttctcaCCTGCTCCGGTAGCCGCCACATTCTGGACGTAAGTGATTCCTACATAACTATCACCTTCTGTTCTCAGCAACAAGAGAGAACAGACTACAAGGGTTAGCCAATATTGGCCTAATCTTGCACCAACCATTCTGTTCATAGAATATACTAGATGTTGTATTGGGCCAAAAAGAAATATGCCATTATATATAActttgatcatatatatatatacacagaaggAAGCTCCATTAATTTTGATCCTTTTAGTAATTTCATGACACCATAAACACAACTATTAGCCTTGTTGAATATTTAGTAAAATCTTTAACATCATGATTAAGAAGCttccatatatataattgtgcatAATATAAGCAATCACTCATTTACTATGAATGACAATTTTATTGCCATTTATGCTTTGGTATTACTCGTTTCGCCATTAATAAAATGCAATGCATTCTccaccaacaaaagaaaaaggaaacaatGTCAGAAGTAAGAATTaccaaatttttttgataatagagaatgacaccatacaaatttgttatttgaacattcgatatgagcctaaattGGTACTGTCAGACCCGCACATACGAGTACATTCTCACTTAACAACATGGTAAGTTAAGCCAAAATTCGACGCGTGGCCATATAGATATTGCTGCCAATGGAAGAATTAAAGAATTCTGTTAGAGGAAAAGGTGTCGGGTGATGGGGCTAACTAACTTCATCCGAAACACGGTTGCTAAAAGGAAGCCATGCATGCAAGTGTGTAACCAATCTTATCGGTTTACACGTTCAACGATAAATTGCAGCTACGaacagataattttttttttctttttctgtgttgaaggaaaataaagattattatatttatgtaaGCCATATATTTTCTTACAAATAAAATtgggattttttgtttttggttttataACAGTTTTATGTAATGTGCCATATTATGATTGATAGGTTTGAGTGGGACCCAATAAAAATGGTGGattgtgaatttgatttttattgtttaatttgCAGCTTCATCAAATAATTTTAGAGTTAATACGTCAAAAAACTATATAAATGACAAATTGTGGGGGAGGGGGGTTTGAGAAAGAGAAGGATTGCTGGAATGATTGATTATTCCTAGTAATTGTGAGGGCGATCATGTTATTGCAAACAGTCCTAATTTAACACAACGGTTGAGAACCTCTTAGGCCGAAGAAATTTGAGGCAATAGCAGATCagtaatgttcttagatgttctGAGCCGCACGTGGCTCAACAAAGTCACGTAGGAGAAATCCACCAATGGGCATTGATTTATTCAACGAGTCTAATAACCTTGGCCTGACCCATGCAACTGAGGACCTTCTAGTGCAGTAGTACATGGTTCGCATTTTATTAATGATTCTTTTTAAGAACCACCGCATGTAGTGTCTTCTACAAAAGCGTCAGATgttctttgctttgctttggatAGTTAATTTCATTGGACAACACCAATAGCCCTTATCAGACGGTATGAGTTTATTAGTAAGGGtggcaaaaaataaatttcggATCGAACAAAATATTTGTCTCTGAACCCTAATCAAAATTGAATTTcgaacgtatttaattgactACACCtaaattggtttaaattcaaATAAGCAAATCCAACAATAAGTTAATTCAGGTTAGGGTCTAGACAACTAATCtagacaaaatttatgtgtttgaaccCTGACTCGGTTTTAAACCAGACAAAAACTTTACGTTTGGACACAGGTTTCAAAAATATAACCtataacttggtttaatccgacTCAGAGAAATTCGATCATTAGGACCGAACaaagttttgtcaccccttatAGAGACTAAAGGAATTAATACGAATCTCATGAGTATGCTCAActaaaatcacttgaaaatagaaaatgaaaaaataaatgatttatgttttatgtttactagaaaataaaaaacaaaccaaacaaacaaacttgaAGTTTTTAGCATAGAAAAACATGAAGTATATAACTCGGACATGAATACGTACATAGCTGATACTTAGCGTTTCTCGtaaaaaataacaacaaaattcAGCTGCAGAGTAGCATAcataaagaattttttttttttaagttcctCAATACAAAGTGTGAAACAAAATGACCTGaaaaattgaggaaaaaaaatcagaaactaAAAGTGGAGGACTGAAATGGCAAAAGTACCTAATATTTGGATAAAACAGTCCATGAGAAAACAATTACTTATCATTCAACATCGTTATTGACTTGCCTTTAGCAAGCTCAAAGCTCCCAAGCTCTTTCTAATCATGGAATGGTGTGAGATCAATGCTCATGCGTTTCTTCCCCTTGCTTACTCTCTTCACAATGTCAAGAACAGAAAGCCCCACATTAATTTTTGTGAACAAACTAActtgataaataaataatttgcaATCAAGATCAGATATACAACAACCAACACTCCCAACAAATGAGAAATGAAAAGAGAAGATCAAACATATTCCGTCACATTTAAGGATTTCCAAAGAACTTACTGCTATTGCCACGAGTTCTTGCAGCAGTTCCTCCAAATTGCGTAGAGGCTACATATAATTAGATGGAAAAAAGTCAATTAACTCTGAAAATAGCTATTAGCGTAGCATTACATTTTGTTCATATGGAAGTAACCTTCATTAGCTAATACCAAAGACTTTCATATTAATTTGAGCCACATATAACATATACAACACTCACCCATTGTGTTGGACCATCGACTGGGGCATTCAGAGGATCATCGTGAACCTAgccaatggaaaaaaaataattgctcTTAGTATTTTATAAAACCTCAGCTTCTTTAGATCTCGCTCTCAGAAGCAACAgattaaaattttacaaaataacCATAAATATAAGCTTAGAAGAGGAAAAGACAAATTCTCTTAAAAAAACCCATCCTAGAAGACAACGAATTACAGTGCTAGGCTCAGGACCACTGTTATCTACAATTCTGTAACTACATGCCACAACCATATACTATTACAGAAGTTGGAAACTCCACTAGCTTTTGTTAAAAAATCAAGCATCAGTACCATTGTTTCAGATAGGATTTGAACATGAATTGATTACTTTCATTCTCCCTACCTCCATAAAGATACCATCCACCCCAACAGCAACTGCTGTCCTTGCTATGCAAGGGATCAATTCACGGAGACCTCCACTAGCAACACCTCCACCATCCAACTATTAAAGGAGAAACAAAGGCAATTTAACCCATAAATAAGGAAAATAATGTCAGCCATAAATGTGATGCAATAAAGTACATTTGACTACAGACATAATATGACAGTGGTATCGAATCACGAGGATACCTAGTGAGCATAGAAAACCCCTAGAACCACAGAAAAGTAGGGTGAAGAAGTTATTGGTAGCACAAATGGAGAGGAGAAAGCGGCTAAAACCtccaacaaaaaaaagacaTACTAAGATGACACAACCAGCCAAACCACTTATATGAgcgctcaaaaacaagaaatttcAAATCTTCCTCCAAATCTACATTAGCTATATCACCGTAAAGAGATTATTGCGAACCAACCACATGTGAGCATTGGCTGACTAAATGCTTTAAAACAAGTAACAAGTTTGTTTTCTACATTTTGcatagacaaaataaaaaacatgtgGAATATTGTGATTTCAATTGATTATAAAACAGAAGCTGCGCCAAGTGCCTAGTTATTGAAGACAAAGTAAGAAAATACAAACCTTCTTCCCCGCTGGCTGTTGCAATGAATGTGTGATGTCAGCCACCTGTATTGGAGCGCTTCAGTGAACAATTGTATCTTCCAGAATATGAAATGTAAATGTGGGCAGCACTTGAGAATTAAGCATAGCAACACTAAGAAGGATTGAATCACAAATAAGAAAACTAAGTACGAATGAGCAACTACTTACAACTGGACAATTAGCTTCTCTCATCCACTCTAAATTGCGTGGATCAACAATCAAATCATCTACAAAATAAATCCAAGACATTGGATCAATCAACTGCGGAAGGGAAAATATCATTAAGCATCAAGATTCAAGACCCTTTTACAACCTACACAAACCGCTGATGACTTAAattccaaaaattaaaatagaaaatgattgGAATCAAGTTACATCTCAGACTAGTATGTTCAGTTTTTGTGGAACCCTTAATCCATTGGTTGATAATGGTATATAACGCTCCCACAGTGGTGTGGCAGGTTTTGGGAAGGGCATATGTATGTAACCCTGTCTTTGTAGCGCAAAGCCTTTCCTTGTTTTGAACTCTATGCCTCTTAGGTTGCAATGAAACAACTTTGTTGCTTCATGAAATTTTATGGACTAATACAGAGTACTTCCAGAGATCAAGATGAAGAAGAACTAGAGATACTAGAAACCTCAATATCTATTACATACTACTCTTTATTTGTAAAGATAACCAAGATCGCCTTTCACAATTAAAGGGAAGAATTGGATACTAGAAGCTTACTATAGCCAAACATTGTTCCTCTCTCACAAACCATGACATTTGGATTTCCAGCCAATCTGACTTTCTCAGCAGAATTCTCCATAACCTGCAAATTTCAATAAATATCAGTTCAGAAAGATTCAATCTCGTTAAAAACAGAATATGATGGcaatgagtgagagagagaaatttgtGAGACACTCACTGAAGGAGCACAAAACTGTCCCTTCTTGATATTGATAATTTTTCCAGTCTTCGCTGCTGCGACCAGCAGATCTGTCTGTTGTACGTTGTGACAATTAGATAAAAGAAGAATAACTATGCAACTTTCAGACTAGGGTCACATAACTTTTAACTGGGAAGCTTTGGGATCGAACAAAGAAAGCATGAAACTTAACCTGGCGACATAAAAATGCTGGAATTTGTATGATATCTGCAACTTGGCCAACTGTTTCACActataaaagaaagaagagatgtcATTATATCTTATTTTATAGATAAGTAAAGCCCACACTTTTTAAGGTCCTATAGTCCCAATATTCATGGAAATTTTTgcaattttctttaattcattgTATTATTGAGATCTTTAGAATTAGGGCTACATCTATCCCATTAGGAAGTTCCAATTTTTCTCTATTGAAAATTGGCCAATTTTCCTTTTGCATTGATTAAAAGTCAAAGTTACAAAGTTCTGACATTAAATAACGAGGCACCAATCATTCACAATTGCTGCCCATAACAGTTCAACCATACATAAGTGgttcttcaatttctttctttagTTGATTTCAGAACAAACACCACTGGAGTAGATGTTCTAGAAATCTAAGAAAAATAACTCACTGACCCtagaaaagaaaactaaaagctACCTGAATACTTTCATGCACATCAGTGACAATGGGGATGTCATATGCTATTTTAACTTTCTCTAAGATctgcaaacaaaacaaaaaaattagttaCTCTAAGAAATTTCACAATACTTCAGATCATTGCAAGCAGGAAAAAAGGCATTTCAAAAGATCCAGCCATACAATAACATAAAAGATGCAGTAAACAGAGAATCACAAACTTAAGAAGAAATTTCCCTATGTATCACAGATGCATTAGCAAGAAGCCATACTAGGCTATCCATCCTAACTTAAATTTGAGAACTTCCAATACCACTAAAATTATATTGTTCCGGCCTCCAGGTTCTCCATTGCAACATTGAAAAATgtctttatttatttgaaaaatttTTGTGTGTAAAACACCAAATGATTACGGGCATCACACCCACGATTCATATAAAAAGATGTGTATATAGGCATGTGCCTATGGGAGTATGTAAGCAGGTTTTTGTACATAGAGCATGATAGAGTGAGGGTGGGTCATGCATATGCATGTTAAACTGGTAATTCAAACGCTATGGTATGGTTGTCTTAATACTCAATGCAGATTATGATTTTTATGGAAGCAAGGCTTTTATTGTAGAATGTAAAATATTACTTAAAATTTCCCTAAGAGTTTTTAACAGTAGCAGTTATCTAAGAAACTGTACAAGACATACTCTAGATAGATGCCCTCTTTTCACCATTTTGTTGCTTTCATTATTCTATTATGACGAAAAAATGAAGCAAAGCCCAAGCACACAATACATAAATAAGAGACCAATCAGAAGTTCACATCCTACTTCTGATCATTTTATAATTGCATTATTGCATAGTGAAACATCCAGCACTTCAAGATCGGAAAAACTCAAaacaaaattgtacaaaaacaagaaGTTCACCGCCAGCCTACACCTTCAAGCCTTCAGCCATGCCCGGACCACGAAAAGATTTTGAGGACGTTCTGTTAGCTTTGTCAAAGCTAGATTTGAAAACTAGTGGCAAACCAACTCTGTAAGGAAGAAAACAGAGGCTTACGCTGGAGATCAACAAGGTTGAATGAGCTAAACTACTTAAGAAGTATAATAAAACTCCTAGTTTTCCAATTCTTCCCCAAATCAGTAATAGACACATTACAGAAATCATAAACAAATTCCATAAGCCTTCAATTCTGGATCTCCTCCAGTCATAACAAAGAGAAAATTAACCATTTCTTTTATCATCTTCCTTCTATTTTAATTTTCCAAGAAAGTAATAAAGGCATTGCAGCAAAAAGAGTGAACCTACTTGGCTGCCACATGCTTGATGTGCTTCGCCATCCTCAGAATGTGCTCCTCGGATTCAATCACATTAGGGCCCGCTAATAGGAAAAATGGTTCCGCTGCCTAAAATCAAAATTCCGATATAAAAGTACGATCAGAAGAAAACGATCCAAACACATTTCCTGGCCTAGTATATATGCTCCGGGGTTCAGGGTACAAACCTTGAGATGCTGAAATAGTAGTGTTGATGAATCCATATCCACAACTCAGAAAATACAACGGAAGCTGCCAATTAGTCGCCGGCGATGGCTCGGAAGATATATGACAAAACAAGAGGAGCCGAGGAGGGATCAGAATTCTCAAGAGGCGAGACTGTGTGAGTAGCTGACGGTGAGAGAATTAGAAACAGTCCATGTTGAGTTGGGTTGGATCTGTCTGGATGACTGGATGGAATCCCGATGTTGGGCCTGGTCAACCCCAAACCTGGGCCTCCATCTCGGTGAAGTCAAGGCCCAAAGTGGTGATGGGCCTGTAGGCTTTTCTTACACGGATTACCATTAACAAATTCTGATGGAAATTCCCTTTCATTTTAGTTTAACTTTGCTTTCATTTTGtgtataaaaataaaacaggcTTTTGGCGTTTTGCACAGAAAGACTAGTATTATTAAGAAAGTCAACAAACGTGGATATTAGTAAGATAGTTGACTATTATAAGAGCATCCTCATCAACCCCATATGTGAATGGACAACATAATAGTTTGACCCCTCCAAACTCTAACGTAGTAATAATTATGGTACTAGAAAATAACATTGTTAAGGCATCCCAATGATAACCAACTCAAAAACATCTCAATAGTATGTGAAATGTGTTCATTGGGTAGAATGACATCATAACAAATGACTCACTAAAAATCACACCCAATGAATACGTGTCACACACTATTGAGAAGGTTATCATTgggatctttattatttttgtatagaaaatgataatttctttttttagatGCAAAATCATATCCCATAGGAGAGAGCGGAGATgcaaaagaaccaaaaaaaatactggTAAAAGTGTGGATGAATGAGTAGTTGAGAAGTTGCATTCCAGTTGACTCTTAACAACATAAAGGACCTGTGTAGAGGGATAAGTAAACGACTCCTCCTTTGATTGAAATTGATTCAATTTCCCCAACTTTTGCATGCCAAGCTGCAGTACTGCTAACATGGTTACTTCACCCccccttcttctcttcctcttcctcttcatttCTCTGGCACCCAGTTTCTCCATGGCAAACATAACACTGAGCTCATCACTGACTGCAGCTGCAGATGAAAAATCCCAGTGGCCTTCACCATCAGGAAAATTTTCATTCGGCTTTCGCCAACTCAACAACACAAACCTTTTCTTGCTTGCCATATGGTTCAACAAGATTCCTGACAGAACTATTGTTTGGCAAGCAAACGGAGACAACCCTGTTCCAGCGGGATCAACAGTCGAGCTCACCTACTCTGGCCTTGTCTTGAGAGATCCCCAAGGCCAAACTAAGTGGGTCGCAAAACCTGCAAATACAACTGTATCTTCAGCATCGATGTTGGACACAGGAAACTTTGTTCTTGCAGGTAACAATAATGATTATGTCTGGGAAAGTTTTAAGAATCCCACAGATACCATTTTGCCAACCCAGATATTGGATTTGGGAAGCATGT
It encodes:
- the LOC120010918 gene encoding 2-dehydro-3-deoxyphosphooctonate aldolase 1 isoform X2 translates to MDSSTLLFQQLKAAEPFFLLAGPNVIESEEHILRMAKHIKHVAAKVGLPLVFKSSFDKANRTSSKSFRGPGMAEGLKILEKVKIAYDIPIVTDVHESIQCETVGQVADIIQIPAFLCRQTDLLVAAAKTGKIINIKKGQFCAPSVMENSAEKVRLAGNPNVMVCERGTMFGYNDLIVDPRNLEWMREANCPVVADITHSLQQPAGKKLDGGGVASGGLRELIPCIARTAVAVGVDGIFMEVHDDPLNAPVDGPTQWPLRNLEELLQELVAIARVSKGKKRMSIDLTPFHD
- the LOC120010918 gene encoding 2-dehydro-3-deoxyphosphooctonate aldolase 1 isoform X3, giving the protein MDSSTLLFQQLKGAEPFFLLAGPNVIESEEHILRMAKHIKHVAAKVGLPLVFKSSFDKANRTSSKSFRGPGMAEGLKILEKVKIAYDIPIVTDVHESIQCETVGQVADIIQIPAFLCRQTDLLVAAAKTGKIINIKKGQFCAPSVMENSAEKVRLAGNPNVMVCERGTMFGYNDLIVDPRNLEWMREANCPVVADITHSLQQPAGKKLDGGGVASGGLRELIPCIARTAVAVGVDGIFMEVHDDPLNAPVDGPTQWPLRNLEELLQELVAIARVSKGKKRMSIDLTPFHD
- the LOC120010918 gene encoding 2-dehydro-3-deoxyphosphooctonate aldolase 1 isoform X1; this encodes MDSSTLLFQHLKAAEPFFLLAGPNVIESEEHILRMAKHIKHVAAKVGLPLVFKSSFDKANRTSSKSFRGPGMAEGLKILEKVKIAYDIPIVTDVHESIQCETVGQVADIIQIPAFLCRQTDLLVAAAKTGKIINIKKGQFCAPSVMENSAEKVRLAGNPNVMVCERGTMFGYNDLIVDPRNLEWMREANCPVVADITHSLQQPAGKKLDGGGVASGGLRELIPCIARTAVAVGVDGIFMEVHDDPLNAPVDGPTQWPLRNLEELLQELVAIARVSKGKKRMSIDLTPFHD